The following nucleotide sequence is from Vicinamibacteria bacterium.
CCGTGTCCCAGGTTGTTGACGAGTGCACCGCCGCAAGCATCCAGGTAGCGTTTACCGTTCTCGTCGTAGAGCCAGCAACCCTCTCCACGCACGATTCGAGGGTAGGATCTCTTGAGTCTTCGGTATAAGACGTGGCCTGCGGGGTAGCGGCTTTGCGCCCTGACGCTCATCGTGTCGGGTATGTTACCGCGCCTGTCGAGCAACGGCGCTTTCCTACGGAACCCGCTTCCGAGCTCGGGCTCGAAAGTTGATGAAAGCCCCGAGAAAGAGCAGGATCTCAGCCGGCAGATGGGAAAGAAAGCGACATCGATGTCGACGAGCGGAGGCACACGCCGCCGAGGGACGAGTCGCTTCCGCGGCGCGATCCTGGAGTCGATCCGCAACTCGAAGATCCTCCGCATTCGTTCAGGCACGAAGCCTCACCGGCTCATCGGCATCTGGGCGGTCGTGGTGCAAGGCCGTGTCTTCGTGCGATCCTGGAGCCTCAAACCTCGAAGCTGGTATCGGACGTTTCTCGAGGAACCTCGAGGCGTCGTCGAAGTGGAAGGTCGAGAGATCGCGATTCGAGCCGTGCATACGAGGAGCGAACGGCTCAAGGACGCGGTGGACCGCGCGTACCTGGAGAAGTACGCGACGAAAGGCTCCATTCGATACGCGCGCGACCTCGGACGTGCGAAGTCGAGAGCCACGACTACCGAGCTGATACCGCTGCGTGAATGACGGCAGGCTTGCCATGACGCCACGCTTCTTCAAGAATCCAAAGGAGCTTCGCTCGTGGCTTGCCGAGAACCACAAAACCTCGTCGTCCCTTCAGATCGGCTTCTACAAGAAGTCCGCGAAGAAAGCTGGCATCACCTACGCCGAAGCTCTCGACGAGGCGCTGTGCTTCGGGTGGATCGACGGCGTGCGGCACGGCATCGACGCCGAGCGCTATACGATTCGCTTCACCCCCCGTCGGCCGGGCAGCATTTGGAGCGTGGTCAATACCAGGAGAGCGGAGGAGCTGAAGGCGGCGGGATTGATGAAACCCCCTGGCCTGGCGGCGTTCGACGGCCGCGATGCGGAGAAGACGAAAAAGTATTCGTATGAAGTGAGGTCCAAGCTCGTCCTGGATGCGAAGTACGTGCGTCGCTTCCAGTCGAATCGGAAAGCGTGGGATTTTTTCCAGTCCCGAACCCCGCGCTACCGCGAGCTCGCGAGCTGGTGGGTGATGGGCGCCAAGAAAGGCGAAACGCAGCTTCGGCGTCTCGACGAGCTCATCGCTTGCTCGGAACGAGGCGAAAGACCGTCCCCCTTTCTCGTGTCCCGCGCGTCGAAAGCCAAGTAATCCGATGGTTCGCTCGACGAACGAGACTCGCCAGGACCTGACGAGAAAACGGGAGATCGGGCCATTACCCCGCGACTATTTCGCCCTCGCACCGGCTGTCCTCCGCCCGGGCGAACCGCACTAAGGCCCGATCTCCCAACCGTCAAAACTCGCTAGTCGGTCTCCAGCAAAACTCTTCGCAGCTTTTCACGGATCCCGATGGGAAAGCCGAGGTCCCGCCATTGAATTCTGAGGTTGTCTTTGACCTCGTTGGTCAGTTTCCGCTCATCGGCGAAGAGGTTCTGGTCCAGATCGGGGCGGACGGAGGCGAACAGGAGCATGAGGACCATGAGGTTTTTGTCTCGCTCCTCGTCTTTGTCGATGATCCCCGTAGCTTCCTCGAGTCGCTCGAGGTAGTCTTTCGCGCAGCGAAGTATCGCTGCAAGAAACCCTTCGTTGATGCAGGGCCGGCCTATCCAACGCAGACGCTCGTGCATGATCGTTTCGTGCTCCTGCAAACGTCTCGAGGCGTCCTTCGATACTTGCGTATCTTCCCTTGGCAGACCTTTCTTGGACTCATCCATGTTTCGGCCTCCTTCACCCGTACGTTCAATTGACGCGGTCCGGTCGAAGCGCAGCCAGCCGCTCCCGAGCTCGCTCCGCCTGATCATGAAGACGGACCGACCCCGCGGTTTCCTCGTATTTCTCGAGAGCGAGCGCAAAAAAACCGGGCGGGTCAGGGGAATCGCAGATACGCTTCATCCAGACGAGCCCCTCGGCGCGAACGATCTCCGCATAACTGTCGGCGGCCTCCCGGAGCTGGCCTGAAATGTGAAGGGCGTGGGCCAGATACGGCTTGGGTCCGGGGCGATCCAGCTCTGCCGCTCGGCGAAGATCCTGTAACGCGACCTCGATCTCGCCCTCAGCGAGGTGGATTTCTCCCCTGAGCTGGAGCTCCACGCGCTCGTAAAGGGGCTTGTCGCGCTCGGACGCGAGCGCAGGGAGGAGACTTCGAGCCTCGTTCAGAAAACCGCTTCGAGCGAGAAGCGTCCCCACGCGCGCGATCTGGTGAGGACCTCGCTCGAGCTCGAGCGCTTCGAGGCAGGCCGCACGAGCCTCGTCGACTTTGCCCTGGAGGGTGAGCACGTAGGCAAGGTCGAGAAGCTTCCCCGCTCTTGTGGAGGGCCGTCCCCAACTCACGTCGCCCGCGATTCCCTCGCGGAGCACCTCGCCCGCTTCGTCGAGACGCCCGAGCTCTCCCAACGCCGCAGCCAGTAAACCGTAGCCGAGCGAAGCCATCTCGGGCTCGGGGCTGGCGGTCATTCCGCGGAAAAGCGCTTCGGCTTCTTCGTGTCCTCCCTCGAGGAAACGAAGTGCGCCTTGAATTGCGTCCGCCCAGCCCGCTTGGTCGATGGCCCGAAGCTTTTCTATGTAAGTGGACGCTTGCGCCCGGTCATCCAGGGCCAGGTAGGTGCCCCCGATTTGGACGAGCACGTTATAAAGAGGTTCGGGCGATTTGCGTTCCGCTTCGAGAAGGCGACCGAGCGCCTCGGGGTATCGACCGAGCACCCTCAGGGTGAGACCGAGATAGTAGCTCGCGCGATAGTCGTTCGGATACAAGAGGGAGAGCGTTCGGTAGGGTGCCTCCGCCTCCGCGAAAGCTCCGCTATCGATCGCGTACATCCCCCGAATGTTCAGCTCTTCGCGCTTGGACACCGGGCGCCTTTTGATCGATTCGAGCGCCTTCTCCCAGTGGTGATAGGCCTCGACCTCCGTCAAGCTGGAGAGAAGATCGCCCAGGCGCATGCGGGCCATGGCGAAATCCGGGTCGGCTTCGACGGACTCCTGCAAAAGAAGGATGGCATCGTGCCACCGGCCCTCTTGCTTGAGCTCTTCCGCCCGGTGGAACAGCTCGAGCGCCTCCCAGGACGGGGTGGTCATCTCTCGAACGGGCAGATCGAGCTCGGCGAGCGAAGCACTTTGCTCTCCCGCGGTGCGGCGCACCCAGCGGCTCGCCGCGTCCACAGCTCCGAAGAGCTCGTTCTCGTCACCCGCGTGAAAAACTCGCGACCAGCCTGCGACTGGTGTCGGCGCGCGCTTCTCGAGAAGATCCAGCTGGAGGGAAAGGCTATAGCCCGAGCCAACGGGAATTAGCGTTCCCCCGAGAACCAGCGGGGCACCGAGACGCCAGGCCACTTCCCGAGAAGTCTCGAGATCGCGATCCTCGGATGAGCTTCGCACCATCCGGGTCAATGCGGTGCGCCTTCTCGTTTCTTCAACGAGCTGGACGTGAGCGGATTGGCGGAGCTCCGTCTCGAGAAGCGTCTGGACTGCGTCGAACCGGTGGTCCCCGGTCCGATTGTCGATGCTCGCCATCACGATCTGCGAGCCCGGCTTAACCTCCGCGAACGGGCCGGAACGGTAAAAGAGCGCCGCCAGAGCAGCGATGACGAGGACGGCGGCGAGTGCGAGCGCCTGGATGCGCGGTCGCCGTCGTCGCGGCTCGAGTTTTCTCACGAAAGCATCGAGCGCATCCGCCATCTCTCCGGCTGTGGCGAAGCGCTCCTCGGGCGCCCGTGCCAGAGCTCGATCCGCGATGCGCGTGAACGCTTCCGGCAGCCCCGGACACGCGTCCTTCAGCGACCGCGCGCGTCCCTCACGATGAGCTTCCCTAAGCTCCTTCGCGTCTCGAGCAGCCACGGGAAAATCGCCGGTCACCAGGTGATACAGCAGCACCCCCACGCTGTACAGATCGGAGGCGACCGTCTGAGGAGAGCGATGAAACACTTCGGGTGCCAGATAACGTGGCGTTCCACATACGTCGCGGGACTCCGTGTCGGCGGGATCGGTGAACTCCACTCCGACGCCGAAGTCCATGAGCACCGCGCGCTCTCCATCCTGGAGGACGATGTTCTCTGCCTTGACGTCTCGGTGCAGCATTTCGACGGAATGGACCGCGGCGAGAGCTCGACAAAGGTCGGCACCGATTCGAGCGGCGTCCTCTACCGAGAAAGTCCCTTCCCGCAGCAATCTCGATTCGAGGGTAGGGCCTTCGAGAAGCTCCATCCAGATGCCCACGATGCCGTCCCGCTCGTCGGCACCGTAGATGGTCGCGACGTTGGGGTGCTTGACCTTCGCCAGGAGATGGGCTTCCCGGATGACGCCATCCGGCGTCCCCGACGGCTTTCGCAAAAGGAGCTTCAAGGCCACGTCCCGCCCGACGCGAGGGTCTCGGGCTCGGAACACGTCGCTCGATGCGCCTCGGCCGACAATCTCCAGGATCTCGAGATGACCCCACTGCGCCGACGGAGCCGCCGGGAGCTCGTCACTGCACCCTTCGATCGTAAGACTCCGACAAGCCTCCGCGATCTGGGAGATGCGGTGAAGGGAGTCTACCAGCGCTTTCGCCTCGAGGTCTTGTGACTCACCTTCCCACGTTTCCCAATCGATGGAGGCACCATCTGAAATCGACGTCGCGAGCTCGTCGAGGCGCCCGTCAGCAATCCCCATCAGGACTCCTTCATCGCGTGAGCCAGGCGCAGGATCGCTCGGCTCACGGCCATTCGAGCGGCGTCAGCGCTCGGCTTTCCCAGCAGGGATGCAATCTCCTCGTAGGAAAAGTTGAGCTCGATGCGGGCGAGGATTGCCTCTCGATCCCGCGGACTCAGAGCCTCTAGGGCTCGTTCGTAGGCCTCGAGGTGCTCCCGCCCAAGAGCCTG
It contains:
- a CDS encoding DUF2255 family protein, translating into MSTSGGTRRRGTSRFRGAILESIRNSKILRIRSGTKPHRLIGIWAVVVQGRVFVRSWSLKPRSWYRTFLEEPRGVVEVEGREIAIRAVHTRSERLKDAVDRAYLEKYATKGSIRYARDLGRAKSRATTTELIPLRE
- a CDS encoding YdeI/OmpD-associated family protein; this encodes MTPRFFKNPKELRSWLAENHKTSSSLQIGFYKKSAKKAGITYAEALDEALCFGWIDGVRHGIDAERYTIRFTPRRPGSIWSVVNTRRAEELKAAGLMKPPGLAAFDGRDAEKTKKYSYEVRSKLVLDAKYVRRFQSNRKAWDFFQSRTPRYRELASWWVMGAKKGETQLRRLDELIACSERGERPSPFLVSRASKAK
- a CDS encoding serine/threonine-protein kinase; this encodes MGIADGRLDELATSISDGASIDWETWEGESQDLEAKALVDSLHRISQIAEACRSLTIEGCSDELPAAPSAQWGHLEILEIVGRGASSDVFRARDPRVGRDVALKLLLRKPSGTPDGVIREAHLLAKVKHPNVATIYGADERDGIVGIWMELLEGPTLESRLLREGTFSVEDAARIGADLCRALAAVHSVEMLHRDVKAENIVLQDGERAVLMDFGVGVEFTDPADTESRDVCGTPRYLAPEVFHRSPQTVASDLYSVGVLLYHLVTGDFPVAARDAKELREAHREGRARSLKDACPGLPEAFTRIADRALARAPEERFATAGEMADALDAFVRKLEPRRRRPRIQALALAAVLVIAALAALFYRSGPFAEVKPGSQIVMASIDNRTGDHRFDAVQTLLETELRQSAHVQLVEETRRRTALTRMVRSSSEDRDLETSREVAWRLGAPLVLGGTLIPVGSGYSLSLQLDLLEKRAPTPVAGWSRVFHAGDENELFGAVDAASRWVRRTAGEQSASLAELDLPVREMTTPSWEALELFHRAEELKQEGRWHDAILLLQESVEADPDFAMARMRLGDLLSSLTEVEAYHHWEKALESIKRRPVSKREELNIRGMYAIDSGAFAEAEAPYRTLSLLYPNDYRASYYLGLTLRVLGRYPEALGRLLEAERKSPEPLYNVLVQIGGTYLALDDRAQASTYIEKLRAIDQAGWADAIQGALRFLEGGHEEAEALFRGMTASPEPEMASLGYGLLAAALGELGRLDEAGEVLREGIAGDVSWGRPSTRAGKLLDLAYVLTLQGKVDEARAACLEALELERGPHQIARVGTLLARSGFLNEARSLLPALASERDKPLYERVELQLRGEIHLAEGEIEVALQDLRRAAELDRPGPKPYLAHALHISGQLREAADSYAEIVRAEGLVWMKRICDSPDPPGFFALALEKYEETAGSVRLHDQAERARERLAALRPDRVN